The genomic window GGCCTTCTTGATCTCGTCCATCACGCCGACGACCGTGCCGTAACTGCCGCGCTCGTCGGCGCGCAGGCCCACCACGCCACCCGACGCGGCTGCCAGGGGCCGCAGCTGCGCGCCCAGGGTGCCCAGGGTGGTGGCCTGACCGTTCAGGAACACCTGCCCGGCGCGGTTCACGCTCACGACCGGCAGGTCCGGCGTTTCCTGCACGCTGCTGCTCGCGCGCGGCAGGTCCAGCGGCAGGGCGTTCTGCCGCGCGCCCAGCGTGCTCGTCAGGAAGAAGAAGATCAGCAGCAGCAGCACGATGTCCACCATCGGCGCGAAGTCGAACGTCACCGGATCGTGATCGCCCCGGAAGCGGCGGCGGGCGGGGCGGGTCATACGGACTCCGGGTGAACGGGGCTTCTGACCCGTTCATGCCGAGCGAATGCGAGCGGGGACAGAGGGGGTGCCGGGAGTGGAACTGGCAGCGCAGCGCCCTGCCGCTCTGTCAACGCACCGGACGGAACCCGCTTCACTGCGCGCCGCCGAACGTCAGCGCGACCTCCGGCATGGGCGTATCGGCCCGGGCGGGACTGGTGGCGGGCGCGGGGCGGGTCAGCCAGCCGGGCAGGTCCTCGCGCACCTGTTCGGCCTGCACCATGATCCGGTCGGCGCGGGCCCGCAGCGCGCCGCGCGCCACGTACGCGATCACCGCCACGATCAGCCCGGCGGCGGTGTTGATCAGCGCCTCGCTGATCCCGGTGGCCAGTTGCGCGGGCGTGGGGGCCGTGGTCTGGCTAAACACCAGGAACGAGCGGACCATGCCGATCACGGTGCCCAGCAGGCCCAGCAGCGGCGCGACCTGCGCGGCGGTGCCCAGGGCGCCCAGTCCGGCGTACAGGCGGGCGTCCTCGTGCAGCAGCGCGGAGTGCATGGCGCTCTCGGCGGCGGGTACGCCCCGGTCGGCGCGGGCCAGTCCGGCGCGCAGGACCTGCGCGGCGGGGCTGGGGTGCGCGGCGCGGTCCACCTCGACCAGCGCCGCGTTCGGGCCGCTCTCGGCCGTCACGGCGCGGACGCGTTCGATGAGGGCCCGGGCGTCCGCGCCCAGCCGCGAGAGGGCCTGCGCGCGCGCCGCGCTCAGGTAGACCACGTACACAGACAGGGCCAGCAGCACCCACAGGAGCGGGCCAGCCGCGCGAACCAGATCAAGGATGGTCATGACCTCCACGGGTAGCACGCGCGCACGTGGCAACCGTGAAAAAGTCGTGCAGCACACTCATGAGGAAGCGCGGGGGCGGACGGGCAGGTCGGTCGTTCCGGGCGCTGAAGCGGCTTTCTCCGTTCCCCGGGCAGGCGGGCGGAGACGAACGCTCACTTCGTACGTTCCTGCCGACCCGGCTGTCCGGAATCCGCAGTGAATCACTCGACTTTAGGCGCCGGGACGGGTAAAATAACCCGGTAAGTAGGAATCATTCCTAACAAAACACCCCCTGATTCCCGAAGGAGCCCGCATGACCCACCAGCTCGAAATCCGCAACCTGCACGCCACCGTCGGCGACCAGCCCATCCTCAAAGGCATCAATTTGACCGTGCCCCGCGGCGAACTGCACGCCATCATGGGCCCCAACGGCAACGGCAAGAGCACCCTGGCCAAGGTCATCGTCGGCGACCCCGAATACACCGTCACCGAAGGCGAAATCCTCGTCGACGGTCAGAACATCCTCGAGATGGAACCCGACGAACGCGCCCGCCTGGGCGTCTTCCTGGCCTTCCAGTACCCCGTCGAGATTCCCGGCGTTACCATCGCCAACTTCCTGCGCCTCGCCATGCAGGCCCGCAAGGCCGAAGGCGAAGAAGTGAGCTTCACCGAGTTCTACGGCAAGCTCCAGAGCGCCCTGAAAACCCTCGAATGGGACGAGAGCATCGTCGAACGCTACCTGAACGCCGGCTTCAGCGGCGGCGAGAAGAAACGCAACGAGATCCTCCAGATGCTCATGCTGGAACCCAACTACATCATCATGGACGAAACCGACAGCGGCCTCGACGTCGACGCCCTGAAGATCGTCTCCAAGGGCGTGAACAGCATGCGCGGCGAGAACCTCGGCGGCCTGATCATCACCCACTACCAGCGCCTGCTCGACTACATCGTCCCCGACAAGGTCCACATCATCCTCGACGGCAAGGTCGTCCAGACCGGCGGCCCCGAACTCGCCAAGAAGATGGACACCGAAGGCTACGACTGGGTCAAGGAACTCGCCACGGCGTAACGCCGTTGATGGTGAACGGTTGACGGTTGATGGCCGACCCCACGCGGGTCCCGTGTCCATCAGCCCTCGCTTCCCTCTCACCCTCCGAAGGAGCAGCACATGACCATCAATCCTGAAGTGAACGAGATCAACGCCACGTACGAGTACGGGTGGAGCAGCCCGGAACGCTACGCGATCAAGGCCCCCAAGGGCCTGAGCCGCGACGTCGTGGAAATGATCAGCAAGGCCAAGGACGAACCCCAGTGGATGCTGGATTTCCGCCTGAAGGCCCTGGACATCTTCCTGAGCAAGCCCATGCCCGAGTGGGGCGCGGACCTGTCGGGTCTGAACCTCGACGAGATCTACTACTACATCAAGCCCGAGGGCTTCAACGCGCGCAGCTGGGACGACGTGCCCGCCGACGTGAAGGAGACCTTCGAGCGTTTGGGCATCCCCGAGGCGGAGCGCGCCGCGCTGGCCGGTGTGGGCGCGCAGTACGAATCCGAGATGGTGTACCACAACCTCAAGGAGGAGTGGGAGAAGCTCGGCGTGGTGTTCCTGAGCATCGAGGACGGCCTGAAGGAGTACCCGGAGCTGTTCCGCGAGCACTTCGCGACGATCGTGCCGCCCGAGGACAACAAGTTCGCGGCCGTGAACAGCGCCGTATGGTCGGGCGGGAGCTTCGTGTACGTGCCCAAGGGCGTGAAGGTGGACATTCCCCTGCAGACGTACTTCCGCATCAACGCGGAGAGCAGCGGGCAGTTCGAGCGCACTCTGATCATCATCGACGAGGGCGCGCAGGCGCACTACATCGAGGGCTGCACCGCCCCCGCGTACTCCAGTGACTCCTTCCACTCCGGCGTGATCGAGATCGTCGTGAAGGAAGGCGCGCGCTTCCGCTACAGCACCATCCAGAACTGGAGCCACAACGTCTACAACCTCGTGACGCAGCGCGCCGCCGTGTACGGCAACGGCGTCATGGAATGGGTGGACGGGAACCTGGGCAGCAAGGTCACCATGAAGTACCCCGCCTGCTATCTGCTGGAGGAAGGCGCGCGCGGTGAAGTCCTGTCGATCGCCATGGCCGGTCGCGGCCAGCACCAGGACGCCGGGGCGAAGATCGTGCACTTCGCGCCTCACACCAGCGGCACCATCGTGTCCAAGAGCATCAGCAAGGACTCCGGACGCAGCAGCTACCGCGGCCTCGTGAAGATCTACGAGGGTGCCAAGGGCAGCAAGACCAACGTCGAATGCGACGCCCTCCTGCTGGACGAGGAAGCCCGCACCGACACCTACCCCTACATCGAGATCGAGGAAAAAGACGCCAGCGTCGGCCACGAAGCGACCGTCTCCAAGATCAACGACGACCAGATCCTGTACCTCCAGAGCCGCGGCCTGTCTGAAGACGAGGCGGCCGGGCTGATCGTGCGCGGCTTCATCGAACCCATCGCGAAGGAACTCCCCCTGGAGTACGCCGTGGAACTGAACCGCCTGATCGAACTGGAAATGGAAGGCTCGGTCGGCTGACCGCCCCCTGCCGCCCTCACGCTGCGGCGTGGGGGCGTCTCCCCTGCCCTGGAGGCCCCGCGTCATGAAACTCAATCACATCAATCTGGGCGTCACGGACGTGCCGCAGGCGGTCGAGATCTTCGAGCGGTTCTTCGGGCTGCGGCAGGCGGACGGCATGCCCCGCACGGACGCGATGACGTTCCTGCTGGACGACGCGGATTCGCTGATCTCGGTGTTCCGGGCGAAGGACGTGGTGTACCCGAAGGTGTTTCACATCGGGTTCCTGCAGGACTCGCCGGAGCAGGTGAGGGCCATTCACGCGCAGCTGACCCAGGGTGGCTTCACGGTGCCCGCACCGCGTGAGAACCACGGTCGGCTCACTTTTTATTTTGACGCGCCGTTCGGCGTGGTGATCGAAGTCGAATCGTTCCTCGGCTGAGGGACTCTTCTTCTGTCTTCTGGAGGTCGCATGACTCAATTCAATGATCAACTGGCGCAGGTGCAGGGGCCCGAGTGGCTGAGCGCGAAGCGCAGGGAAAGCCTGGAGCTGTTCACGACGCTGGACGTCCCGCAGGAGTCGGTGGAGGCGTGGAAGTACACGCGCGTAGACGTGGATTTCGACGCGCTGCGCCCGCACGGCAAGCGTGACGTGGTCTCGGACGTCTCGGCGCTGCCCGCGAGCGTGCAGGAGCGCCTGAGTGGCACGGACGTGGGCGCGTTCCTCGTGCTGGACGGCCCGGACGTGGTGTACCGCACGGAACTCCCGGCGGAACTGGCCGCGAAGGGCGTGATCTTCACCGACCTGAAGACGGCGGTGGAGCAGCACGCGGACAAGGTGCAGCAGTACCTCTACAGTGTGGTGCCGGCGGAAGTGCCGGACGACACGACGATCGCCGCGCCCGGCACGACGCCCAGCAAGAGCCCGGACCCCAGCGAAGGGAAGTTCAGTGCGCTGGCGGCGGCCCTGTGGACGAACGGCGCGTTCGTGTACGTGCCGCGCGGCGTGGAAGTCGAGCTGCCCCTGGGGAGCTTCCGCGTGATGAGCGAGGCTGGTACTTACACCGCGACCCGCACGCTGGTGGTGGCCGAGGAGAACGCGCAGGTGACGTTCATCGACGAGCAGGATAGCGAGGCGCTGCCCGGCACGTACGCGATCGGCGCGGTGGAACTCGTGGTGAAAGACGGCGCGCGCGTCCGGTACGTCAGCATCCAGAACTGGGGCGAGGGCGTCACGCACATCCAGCGCCAGCGCGGCGACGTGGGCCGCGACGCGACCCTGAACTCCCTGGTCGTCACGATGGGCGGCACCCTGAGCCGCACCGAGATGCAGTCCTACCTGCGCGGGCAGGGCGCGGACAGCGAGATGCTGGCCCTGTACTTCGCGAACGCCGACCAGCACTTCGACCACTACACCCTCCAGCATCACGCCGCCGCGAACGCGCACAGCGACCTGCTGTACAAGGGCGTGAACAACGACGCTGCGGTCGGGGTGTTCAGCGGCATGATCAAGGTGGACCTGGGCGCGCAGAAGACCGACGCGTACCAGAAGCACCGCACGCTGATGCTGTCCAGCGAGGCCCGCAACTACAGTGTGCCGCAGCTGGAAATCAACGCGAACGACGTGCGGTGCAGCCACGGCAGCACCACCAGCCCCGTCGATCAGGAGGCGCTGTTCTTCCTGCGGTCGCGCGGCATCAGCAAGGAAACCGCCGAGAAGATGCTCGTCACCGCGTTCCTGGAGGACGTGCTGGGCCGCGTGCCCCTGGCGAGCGTCGTGAAGTACATCGAGGGCATCATCGCCAAGAAGGTCGGCGCGGCCTAACGCGCCCGGTGACCCTGGCGGCCGGTCCTGCGGGGCTGGCCGCCTCTTTCGGGCGACCACACAGCTAGGGGGCCGCCCGATCCGATCAGGCGGCCCTCCAGTCAGTGGGGATTCAGCGGAACTTGAAGACGGCTTCTTTCTGAGTGCCGTCCACGAGTTGCACGACCAGTTTCTGGCAGGTGCCCGCCCAGCTCGCGCTGGTCTTCCAGACGTACACGTACTGCCCGGCAGTCGCGTCATACGTCAGGCTGCTGCCACCGGCGGTGACGGTCGTCTCGATCTCGTCCGGCATCAGGTTTGCCAGGGTGGAGCAGTTGATCGCGTACACCTTGGGGTACCCGGCCGCCATGACGTTCAGGCCCTGGTTGCCACCCAGGCTGAACTTCACGGGAATGGCACTCCCGGCCTTCGCGGTGTTCAGGCCGTTCATGTCCACCGGCTGGAAGAACCCGCTGAAGTCGTAGATCACCTGATAGGGCGCCGTGCCGGTGTTGATGTTTCCGGCGTTGTCGGTGGCCGTGCACGTCACCGTCTTGCTGCCCACGCTGGACGTCATCACGGGCTCACAGCTGGC from Deinococcus radiotolerans includes these protein-coding regions:
- a CDS encoding VOC family protein; amino-acid sequence: MKLNHINLGVTDVPQAVEIFERFFGLRQADGMPRTDAMTFLLDDADSLISVFRAKDVVYPKVFHIGFLQDSPEQVRAIHAQLTQGGFTVPAPRENHGRLTFYFDAPFGVVIEVESFLG
- the sufD gene encoding Fe-S cluster assembly protein SufD, with amino-acid sequence MTQFNDQLAQVQGPEWLSAKRRESLELFTTLDVPQESVEAWKYTRVDVDFDALRPHGKRDVVSDVSALPASVQERLSGTDVGAFLVLDGPDVVYRTELPAELAAKGVIFTDLKTAVEQHADKVQQYLYSVVPAEVPDDTTIAAPGTTPSKSPDPSEGKFSALAAALWTNGAFVYVPRGVEVELPLGSFRVMSEAGTYTATRTLVVAEENAQVTFIDEQDSEALPGTYAIGAVELVVKDGARVRYVSIQNWGEGVTHIQRQRGDVGRDATLNSLVVTMGGTLSRTEMQSYLRGQGADSEMLALYFANADQHFDHYTLQHHAAANAHSDLLYKGVNNDAAVGVFSGMIKVDLGAQKTDAYQKHRTLMLSSEARNYSVPQLEINANDVRCSHGSTTSPVDQEALFFLRSRGISKETAEKMLVTAFLEDVLGRVPLASVVKYIEGIIAKKVGAA
- the sufC gene encoding Fe-S cluster assembly ATPase SufC, which translates into the protein MTHQLEIRNLHATVGDQPILKGINLTVPRGELHAIMGPNGNGKSTLAKVIVGDPEYTVTEGEILVDGQNILEMEPDERARLGVFLAFQYPVEIPGVTIANFLRLAMQARKAEGEEVSFTEFYGKLQSALKTLEWDESIVERYLNAGFSGGEKKRNEILQMLMLEPNYIIMDETDSGLDVDALKIVSKGVNSMRGENLGGLIITHYQRLLDYIVPDKVHIILDGKVVQTGGPELAKKMDTEGYDWVKELATA
- a CDS encoding MotA/TolQ/ExbB proton channel family protein, coding for MTILDLVRAAGPLLWVLLALSVYVVYLSAARAQALSRLGADARALIERVRAVTAESGPNAALVEVDRAAHPSPAAQVLRAGLARADRGVPAAESAMHSALLHEDARLYAGLGALGTAAQVAPLLGLLGTVIGMVRSFLVFSQTTAPTPAQLATGISEALINTAAGLIVAVIAYVARGALRARADRIMVQAEQVREDLPGWLTRPAPATSPARADTPMPEVALTFGGAQ
- a CDS encoding ExbD/TolR family protein; its protein translation is MTRPARRRFRGDHDPVTFDFAPMVDIVLLLLIFFFLTSTLGARQNALPLDLPRASSSVQETPDLPVVSVNRAGQVFLNGQATTLGTLGAQLRPLAAASGGVVGLRADERGSYGTVVGVMDEIKKAGGTRLALGTQTGRDGGAAP
- the sufB gene encoding Fe-S cluster assembly protein SufB, which produces MTINPEVNEINATYEYGWSSPERYAIKAPKGLSRDVVEMISKAKDEPQWMLDFRLKALDIFLSKPMPEWGADLSGLNLDEIYYYIKPEGFNARSWDDVPADVKETFERLGIPEAERAALAGVGAQYESEMVYHNLKEEWEKLGVVFLSIEDGLKEYPELFREHFATIVPPEDNKFAAVNSAVWSGGSFVYVPKGVKVDIPLQTYFRINAESSGQFERTLIIIDEGAQAHYIEGCTAPAYSSDSFHSGVIEIVVKEGARFRYSTIQNWSHNVYNLVTQRAAVYGNGVMEWVDGNLGSKVTMKYPACYLLEEGARGEVLSIAMAGRGQHQDAGAKIVHFAPHTSGTIVSKSISKDSGRSSYRGLVKIYEGAKGSKTNVECDALLLDEEARTDTYPYIEIEEKDASVGHEATVSKINDDQILYLQSRGLSEDEAAGLIVRGFIEPIAKELPLEYAVELNRLIELEMEGSVG